A segment of the Gossypium hirsutum isolate 1008001.06 chromosome D10, Gossypium_hirsutum_v2.1, whole genome shotgun sequence genome:
AGTAAGTTAACATTAAACTTCTTCGGTTCTCAGATACATAAAACTTGTCCGAAGGCATGGTTTAGAAATATCACAGCCTGGTTTAGATGCGAATAGCGCATCATTGACATGGGCAATGACAAGGAAGAGAGACAACACTGAAGTTCACATGTAAGAACCTCATATATTACTGCTTTCAGTATTTCAATCACATATCCGTAACTGACTCTCACCTTAAGTCCGAGCAACATGGGTTTTAATATATCTAACCGGTTAGAAGTTTTGTTATCCATTATTGCTCCTGCAGGGATACAGAGGAGAGACCTGGCTGGTGTTCTGATCAACATTTGCCTCCTTGCGCATCGTACAAAACATCATATATCCTCAACATATTGCTTATTTGTCAAAATTTTTGCTAATCATTGTCATGTTCTTGATGCTCAGATTTGTCGAGATCATGGCTACCGTCTTCTCTCGGGATGCATGGCGATGTGTTTGGCATATGATTCAGGTAAAGCTGTGAGTTAATTTCTTCTTGATGTCATCATTCCTCTGCTTTTTTCCATGTTTATGATATAAATTCTCCTTTAAAATGGCAGAATGACTTGGTTCATGGATGGGGTTTGGATTTCGCTCTTCGGAAATGCATAGAGGTTAGTTACTGTCTTTATCATTCCGGCATTGCTTTTAACTCAAGGCCTTTCATTGATTCTGCAACTTTGTCCGAAGCAGCCGTCTCATGAGAAAATAGGTGTTGTTGATGCTCAGTGGATTGTTCATCAAGGTGTACCGTCTCTCGGGAACCAGGTATACAAAAAATCGTTACACATTTATGTTACTCAGACTCAGTTGTGAGTGTCAACAAgagtatttttcaaatttttctaagATTTCCATGTTTTCAAAAGGTCCTTTTAAGGATCATAGACTGGATATGTGTCAGGCATGAATATCGGACACTGATACTTACAGAAAAGTGATGAGTTAGAGCAACATAAGTTACTATTTCATATGCACAGTATATGTCAAAAGAGCTTCTTTCTTCATTTGACAGGGGCAACCGGTGGGCGGAAAGGCATCATGGCAAGGGGTATGCACTAAATGTTCCTCCATTTTTGCCCTTTTCACATGCATTTATTCGTTTTAGTTATTTCTCCGTATCATGCTCATCTTTCGCGAATGAATCACTGATGTTTCTTTCATTTCCTCTATTGTTTATGAAAACATTAGACAAGAGTATTAAAAGTTCTGAATTTGGTATGGCAGGTGAGGGAAAGGTGTAGGAAAGAATGGACTATGTTCCAAGATCGGATGACTGCTGCAGAGAAAGCATATTATGAAGCAGTAGAATCAAATCCTTTTTAATTGAACATCTCATTAGTTGATGTTACTgggatttttcattttctttaaagcACTCGTATGTTGGGCAGTTAAAAGAGTATACCAACAGCTATCCAGTGCATATGTTGAACAGTGATCACTTCTAAGTTGATTTAATCCACCAAATTGATTATTCGATTAATGGGTTTAGAAATTTGAGTTAATTTCATTGGTTATTGTTAGAATTGACtaatataatatcttattttatttctaaatatattataaaaaatattaatacacAGCTAATAGCGGAAGAGGGAGTTCAGCATAAAAAGGCCTCTCAGAAATCCTTTTAGGTtgctcactattcatcatcttctctCTTTTACCCTTTCCATTGTAGCTGTCTCAAGCATTGGAGAGCAATCACAGTGCCAACTCTGACGCTCAcggatttaggattttatttcaAGTGGGGCTAAACTTTTAAATGcaaacaactttttttttaaggtaaaaaaaGTTTCGATTCTTCTcttatacttttttattattattaaataatttaatttaatatttttaaaaagatatgAACGATTTAACTGTAcacattatataaaattaaatatttatttctaatatACAATAAAAAGTTAACTAGTActatactaaaaatttcataaatatcattataattaaaaaaacttagtcTTAGTTATATTTCTCAATACTAGGTATCCTAAATTGGACCCTCAGCTTTTTcattatatcaaactcatattaagaagaagaaaatcaTATATGAAACAACAACATattagggaaaagaaaaaaataataaatcaaataaataaagaacataatTTATGCAAAATATTTACCGATAGATCTTTTACGTAAGGAGTCCAGaggaatataatttatattttttactctATGCTCTCAGTCTCGGCCTCAAACTCCTATTCTTTTTCTCTTGGTAGTGTCGACACTTTACTAGAGAAAAATGATTTCTTAACAAgacatacaaatcaaaataaaagaaaatcacttacctaatatatatgaatatgggTCAAATCAATTAATTCTGTAATTTGACTTTAAAATCTATATTGGGCCTCTAAATTTAGTCTTTCAATGTCTATCatacatgaatattttattattattattattaaagttatataattaaaaattaaaaaatattttgttaatataaagTATAACCTTATGGCTTAAAAATACGTATCATATGAAATACAATTTGACTAAGGGGATTGACTGTTATACAATATGGACATCGGATCtaaaatacatgataatttatatataaaatttaaaaatctaaaaatttcaagGGAGCGACCATCCTTGTCTAAGAGTCttaaaagcttgataggtggtttcccatttcttttaggtttgcgtttttttacattataaaacaattgtcaaattttaattttggccccTACACTATGCTAAAAATcgatatttaatttatatactttaaatatttacataatttggttcatttactttttaatatcattagttagtccaaatagttaatattatcaattatttcaatcaaaatattgacatcaatttttcttaaaaataatattctaaatagaaaatttattttataaaatgatgatttcgaattggtatttttttaaaaaaaatcttaatcaatatttttagtttattttgattgttacatgactattaagtgaattttttttattttaaattattgcattagagaatttaataaaaaaaatttaagggtaataacaattggacctgaatttttaaatccaaaaaatagATTACTATATTCTTTAAACTTGGAGTAAGGTGGCATGTTTTGCAAATCCTAATGCTATTATGGTTGAAATGTAAATTGTTCCCAGACTTTAAACCCACGTTATCTATTATACATTTTgttacacttttttttctttttttctggaCAATGAGTTATTTAATAGGAAATAATAGTTATGgatgtttttttataaaatgcttATTCATAACTCTTTTTCACTTGTAAATAGGAAGATAAATGTGCTTGAACACACTTAAATTTATGTCTTTTTGTTTGACAATAATATTGATGTCAACCgcactaagactcaatcgacaaatAGCTATGGATATTTGATTAGAGGATAGTTGAAgtttattttggttatatgttAGTATAGTTCTCAACTCATGctaagttaaaatatgttttttagtctctgtttttttcatttatttggtattaatcctcaaattttattttcaagaatttacacCGGTTTggtttctgaattttttttttgaaaactaaaaaagaagaagaagaagaagaagaagaagaaacaatcATTTTTGTTTCCATGAGACAAGCAGAGCAGTTTCTTTACCTGGTGCTGATCATGTTAATTTTATGGAATCAAATCAATAACATCTTCATCTTGAATTGAACCGTATTCAAACCACCACCAAACATCTTTCCATTTTGACCGGTTTTCGTGAAACTTAAGTTATGGAAGTTAACTTACAAGTCTGCAAGAAACATTTCAAAAGGAAAAGATAGTGGCAACAACTTCTATcctcatttctattcatttgcaTTTTGCAGAGCTGTTAATCATGCTTCGAGTTCTAACAGAAATGGAACTAACGATTTATAGCTCGTTTTCACGAGCAAAACATCAGACCATTGCAGCAGAATTCAATATCGAAATACTGTTTCTAAGAAAGAACAAGAATCAAAAGAAATCAATCTCTAAATAATTACCTGAAGGCTTCACATCTAAACCCGGACCCTTGTTATTCATAGGTGTTTCCATCATGGCTTGCTTTGGCACTTCGGGTGGATTTGCACATCGAATGAGTGCCCAATTCACACTCTGAAAGAATGGATGCTGTTTAACTTCGGTAGCCCCACGCCTATAAGCAAGCCGATGCTGCGGTTCCTTTACAAGTAAACCTCTAATCAAGTCCCTAGCAGCAAAGCTTACATTTGGATACTCTGGAAATCTCAATGGCTGGCCAACCACGTTAAAGAGAGTTGCCCGGTTACCATTGCCCTTGAATGGGGTTTTACCGAACAAAAGTTCATATAGAAAGATCCCAAATGTCCACCAGTCTACAGCACTTCCGTGCCCTTCACCTTTAATGATCTCCGGTGCCAAGTATTCATGAGTGCCCACGAAGGACATCGATCGAGCATTGGTAGGTTCTGCTATGAGCTCAGGAAGCGGACTCACTTGATGGCCCGTTTCGATCTTTActttgttcttcttttctttcttcggCTTGCTTGAAAAAAAACGTGGTCCAAAACATGCAGGTTGGATACAATCCGGCTGCACCACACAAGTTGGCTCAATGCATGCAGGTTGAGCACAGTACAAGGAATGTTTTGATTCCAGGGTCGAGTTCGAGGATTTGACCAGAGTAGGAGAGACAGCACATCTAAGAGAGAGGTCAAAATCCGAAAGCATTATATGTCCATCTTCTCTCACCAAAATGTTCTCCGGCTTAAGATCTCTGTATATGATCCCAAGCATGTGAAGATACTCCAAAGCAAGGAGAACTTCCGCCACATAAAATCTGCAAAGCAACAGAAAAGATCAATGCAGATGACAATAAATTATTAGTAATTACTTGGTTTAAACTTTTCTTCTGCAATCAATCCATATCAGTCCACATTATCATCCAATATCCTGAAGAACACAACTTATTTCAATCTGCAAAGCTTATATGCTGCCTAAAAACTCAACGAACAAGACAACAATCGGGAATCTGAAAACAAATCCAGAGAAGACATTGTTAACAAAGCCCAACTATAATTAAAATTAGGCCTAAAAGACTTCAAGAATTGCCGAAGAATGTTATTTAGTTACAAGATTACAACTCGGGACTCCATGCTTGGTACCTGCGAACTAGAGAAGATAAAGCCATGGATTTCGATATGAGCAACTTGATACAAGTTATTTTAATTGATGGTCCTTTATATAGAACCACAATACCAACAAAATTGTAACACAAGCTTCCTAGTGGCATCATAGGCTACATTTGATGGGAAATGGAGCCAAGGGTTGTCATCAAGAATCTTTAGTACATACAGCagttaaaataaaaagtacaatGATTCGGACTAGAGTGGAAAGGGTAACCGATAAGGAGAAGAAGACCAGTGGCTAACCTGGCACCTTGCTCTGAAAAGTGCTTTCCAGGTTGTCTTTGCCTGAGTGCGTGCAAATCTCCTCCAGGGCAGAACTCCATGACCAAGCAAGACAGCTTCTCTGTCTCAAAATGCGTATACAAGGTCGGTAGGAAGGGGTGGTCCAGAGATTGCAGAATCTCTCTTTCTGTCTGGGCTCGGAGCAGCTTCTTACGACTCGCCAAAAGAGCTTTATCCATAACCTTCATCGCAAAATAAGTTTGAGTGCCGGTCAATTCCGATAGATAAACGCTGCCTATATCCCCACATCCGAGTCTCCTCAACACCCTAAAGTGCTTAAAGTCCAAGTCTCCCTTTCGGGATCTCACAGCTTGAATTGCTTCCCATCTTATATCATTTGCTTTGTGGGGCTTGTAGATGGCACTGCTTAGACAACTAGAGCCGCTTTCATCGCTAACATCGCTGCCAGTACTCCCTCGATACATGCTTGTCTTCCTACTCTCGACCACATCACACGAATTACTAATTTCTGTGTTGGTGAAACTTGGTTTGGCTTCAGTATAAGTTGTGCCGGTGCACACACTATGCGAAGGAGTCAGACAAAAGTTCGGTTCATGTTCAGATCCGGTATGGTTGTTCAACTGCACAACACCTCCTTTACATGAACCTGGTAGAACATTTTCAGATTCCAATGAACCACTTGAATTCAAACTCATATGATCACCAATGGGATGTTTGAAGCTACTAGATTTACTTTCCACTGTCAACACCTTCATCTGGGTCGAAATAAGAACCTCGTCCTTTCCCACTGATTCGGATTTCCCCTTACTCGGAACGTAATACAATTTTCCCATATTAGGCAATTCTTCATGCTGCAAGTTGTCATAGGCTGTTTTGCATGGATGCTTTTGATAGCCTATAGAACCGTTCGGATGCCGAATAATCCTTATTCCTTGACTAAGAGTAGTACCGTGCGATGTAGAAGACGGCCCTTCGTTCCCGGATTGTTTCGGAGACGGAGGCCGGGAAGAACTCAGCGTCCCGGATGTCGAAGCAGAGCTACTGTTGGCTATACCAGAACCAGGATTTTGGCTCTTGGGTGAAGAAATAACAAGTGATTCCATTGAATAATTCAAAACAAAACCTACAACTGCAAAACCAAAAGTCCAATTTAGCAAAAATAAACCCCTTTCCTCTATGATAAAGCCATTAATTACAAAATCTTCAAGCTTAAAAGTCCCAAAAACACAAGATTCAACGTTTCAAAATTCAAACTCAAATCATAAGCTGTTCAAACCAAGAAACGGAACATTAGCACAATTAAAGGAGATACCAAATCAATGCAAAATCCTAACCCatgaaaacatatatatacactttgaAATTTCTcaacaaccttttttttttttgagagttCAAAACCAAACTTTGATTACTAAGAAAATGCATGAACAAGGGGGAGGGTGAAGaagcttaaaaatatttcaaattatagagcaaagaagcaaaaaagaaaagaacccataaaagaaagaaaagcttgAAAGGGGGTGGGGGGTAAAAACAAGTTACCTGATCATAGAACAGAGGAAACAATACAATGCAGTAGAACGTGAAAGCTTTCATGAAGTGAAAAACCCAGGAAAGGCAAAAGAAAAAGCTGCTTGTTTGAAGAGAAAAGTGAACAGCTTTGGCTTATTTGACATGTTtgtgtttcttcttcttcttctaagaAACTCATCAGAATCCATCCAAACAATAATGAtaatagtttctttttttttctttttagtgaATGAATGAACGAATGAAGGGGGAAAAAAGTTTATGTTTCATTGTTTTTCGTCGTTTTCTTGAAAGAAgcttaaagaagaaaaaaaaaaaccaaagctaATTTGACAAGCAAAGCTTAAAGCCTGTCTTTATCTTTTAGATTGTTTCCTCTCAACTCTCTAAATATGAAGCAACATTCTTATTTTTAAgatgaaaatatgtataatatggctcaaaatagaaaattttaaaatttatttaaatcaacCTTCAATTATGTCCAAGTTCGTTTATCCACGCATGATTAGTAAATGAGATAAGTGTGGAAGGATTCAGGGTagatatttttttttgaagtttattcaattattaaaatcaaatatttcatctctttttttcttcaaaccgttttttttttatcttttgttttacCGAGTGAGCAATAGTATCAATTTACGGCTCATTTACTACAcatgttttctctatttttagtTTATAGATATATTTTGCCGGTATCTTTATTATCTTCATAAGTTATGTTGGACAAATGACGGTGTCTGCCGTTTACTAGAACTCCACCGGCCACAAGTAGTTTTTCTTAGAAAGTAGGTGACTCTTCGTCAACTtcttaatatgtttttgttttgagaGTTTTAAAATAACAAATGATTTCACATTATTTAGACAACATGCTAAAGTCTTTGTTGTGTTGATAGAGCTTGTCATTCACCATCTACGACCAAAGGTGAATCTAGGGGGGCTGGCGGGGCCCTGAcctcccctaaaatgaaaaattgttatttaagtcttttaaaaaattttaaaattttaaattattaaggtaaaattgcactttggcccctcttaaaattataaaaatttgatttaatcttttaaaattataaagatatagactataaaaaattaaaatttcatttgcccctaaaaaattgttctggcttCACGTCTATGACGAGTGTTTGCTATTTTTTTATCTGAATTGTATAATTtcattcattgaatgaattaatgaatttaccttGAAAAAAAGTATTACAGAGTGCAATCGAATTAATTTCTAGAATATATTTAAAgtcaaattaaaacaattcagagaaaatttatatatgataaaatttaaagtaGAATAAATTTCGAAATAATTTACACATGTTTTATGCAACATAAAAGTCaaatataaatcatcaaaattctaAAGTCTCGATTTTTTTACCAACAATACCAAAATTTCATCGTCAAAGATAGATTCTTAATCCAATCAAAATATTACATATGAATACAAGTCAAACTAGGTCAAATAGGTCAAGTTTAAGTATATCTATGTATAGCATTAACATACCATATACTTGCCTAATCTTGATCCAAAATATAAACTTCAAACTCCGCTTAACATCGTCTTTGCTTGTAATTAGATAATTCAAGCTAAACCTAATTTGACATATGAACCGTAAATCTTATCCGAGCTTATTTATACCTCatttatgtatgtttatattttttaatttttaaaaatttatttaatctgTAGTAGTTGCACAATTTTTATCTTGTTAAGatgtattttacaaaatttaatatattttatattaataatactatatgcttttcatttatgaaaataaaattacatatttaatttttatatgctataaattaagtattaataatttaaaacaagTATAGAGCTCAAATAATGGAGGCGAAGCTGGATACGTAAAAGCTTGTTTCTTTGGTTTAATATTTTAGgtataataatttattgattttctaattttataaaataatatttcagttcttaatttttttcttttaacttttgaacttatgttatttatttatttattaaattacctcATAATAGATTAAAAAGTTAACAAATTTAACTTTGCGGATGTGGCATTCACGTGGTAGTTAACGCGTATGACACATcagtaattaatttaaataatttactaaattttaagttttttaaaaacttttattttttgctctttacaaaaaaaaatttctaaacattttttattatttttatttaatttaaaagatGAATTAATTGTTGTCGTTACATATATGTAGAATGTTATGTGGGTGCCACGTcaataaagttaattttattattttctattaattttagagtgatttaaaaaaaataaatttaaaaattaaaatataaaaattaaatagaatgctaaagtaaattttttataaaattgaaataaattattacaacATTTCTCGATATCAAGCATGTTGTCACCAATAACTCAATACATAAATATGTCATAACTATATCACAAACTATTAAcatgttaaatttaaaataatataattaaccttttaacacaattatttttttattcaaaccttCAACACAATTATAACCCAAAAAAAGAAATACATATAACATACATGAATATATTAATTGCTAAGTCGACATTTGCAGTTTGAACAACATttctgaaaaaatatatattagaatgCTTACCCTTAAACATTGATTCATAAACTTAAAAGAGATAAAGATTGTTTAGTGAGAGTAAATAGTAGAATTTGGCTCGCATTTTTTACGAAATAAAGTTAACATCGTGATGAGGAGGAAGAATTGACATCTCGACGACGCGACACACGACGTCTTGATGAGAAGAAATCGACGTCCTGATGACGCAACATATGATGTCCTAACGAGCTGATAAACGACACCATAACGTGTTCCCTATTAGATCGAGTTTTGTCTCCTAGTTAAATACTGCTATCTTTTTTCAGTCAAACTCTAGTAACTCTAGggatattttaatcatattagccCACGAATTCCAGCCTATAAATAGGATTTTTAGCAACCCTAGAGAGTGAGATTCAACAACACAACAAAAGAGCGTTTAAGGGAATTTTGTGTTTTAGCCAGAGAGTTTTGTATTTTTCAAGATTTGAGGGCTTGTTTTGATTTTTGCCCATCTTGTACTCTTATTCAATtatttgttgttttagtaaaaaaaaaaattctcgtgattttttatccttcTTAGAAGAACTTTTCCACCGTCTAATTTTCTTTATTCGTTCTTGTTcattacttaattttattataaatttttaataggtTATTTGTAATTGTACTTATATTTTTACTTGTagctttttaaataaatagttttaaataaaaattaaggacaatctgagaaaaaaaataaaatgtgaaattctAATCTATAATTTTggatattgaattaattatctcctATGTTGAATGAGGTATTGGTTGTATTGATAAAGTTAAGGCACTAATATATTAAGTACTCGAGTTCGATTCTTATCTTATGTAAATTATATGCAAGATATATTTaaagttattaatttttattcatattatagTACGAAGATATAATTTTATTCGGatcaaaaataatattcaagTAAAGCATTTTCAATAATTATGATTTCAAGATTCAAACTAAATTCAAATGTTTGAGAAATAAGTCtactacttttttttatatttaatactaAATTCGAATATTTAAAATCACACGTGAAATTAATTGCACCAAATTTGAGTAGTAAAATAAATGGTATTAAAGAGGAACGAGTAACGAGGAATAAGCCATTCACATGCAGGCACATGGAGGGTTGTCATCATATTACCGTGCAGTGCACACACGGGGTGACATAAACCCAatgatttttaatctttttaaggGGCAGCTTGTCTGTAATTTAGTAGTAATTAACGCCCTTAATCACGCGTGGCAAAAGTGTCATTTCCTCTTTGACCTTAGCCctttaagaaaaagaaagagata
Coding sequences within it:
- the LOC107914227 gene encoding serine/threonine-protein kinase D6PK; amino-acid sequence: MESLVISSPKSQNPGSGIANSSSASTSGTLSSSRPPSPKQSGNEGPSSTSHGTTLSQGIRIIRHPNGSIGYQKHPCKTAYDNLQHEELPNMGKLYYVPSKGKSESVGKDEVLISTQMKVLTVESKSSSFKHPIGDHMSLNSSGSLESENVLPGSCKGGVVQLNNHTGSEHEPNFCLTPSHSVCTGTTYTEAKPSFTNTEISNSCDVVESRKTSMYRGSTGSDVSDESGSSCLSSAIYKPHKANDIRWEAIQAVRSRKGDLDFKHFRVLRRLGCGDIGSVYLSELTGTQTYFAMKVMDKALLASRKKLLRAQTEREILQSLDHPFLPTLYTHFETEKLSCLVMEFCPGGDLHALRQRQPGKHFSEQGARFYVAEVLLALEYLHMLGIIYRDLKPENILVREDGHIMLSDFDLSLRCAVSPTLVKSSNSTLESKHSLYCAQPACIEPTCVVQPDCIQPACFGPRFFSSKPKKEKKNKVKIETGHQVSPLPELIAEPTNARSMSFVGTHEYLAPEIIKGEGHGSAVDWWTFGIFLYELLFGKTPFKGNGNRATLFNVVGQPLRFPEYPNVSFAARDLIRGLLVKEPQHRLAYRRGATEVKQHPFFQSVNWALIRCANPPEVPKQAMMETPMNNKGPGLDVKPSGNYLEIDFF